The following coding sequences are from one Malaciobacter pacificus window:
- a CDS encoding Sua5 YciO YrdC YwlC family protein, with product MDSKLVYLVQTDTTVGFSSSDDEKLSKLKERPPTQKILQTVDSFKTLKQNTRVPKKYRKRIRNSKRTTYIYPNKMSFRVISTDSDFYDFIHKFNILFSTSANRTGKMYQKEFANERSEVIVEDKNNFFETTASKIIKVSKNTIFRIR from the coding sequence ATGGATTCAAAGCTAGTTTATCTAGTACAAACTGACACAACTGTGGGTTTTTCATCATCTGATGATGAAAAGCTCTCAAAGTTGAAAGAAAGACCTCCTACTCAAAAAATTCTTCAAACAGTTGATTCTTTTAAAACATTAAAACAAAATACTAGGGTTCCAAAAAAATATAGAAAAAGAATTAGAAATTCTAAAAGAACTACATATATTTATCCAAATAAAATGTCATTCAGAGTAATTTCTACAGATTCAGATTTTTATGATTTTATACATAAGTTTAATATTTTATTTTCAACTTCTGCAAATAGAACAGGTAAAATGTATCAAAAAGAGTTTGCTAATGAAAGATCTGAAGTTATAGTTGAAGATAAAAATAATTTTTTTGAAACTACAGCATCAAAAATTATTAAAGTCTCTAAAAATACTATTTTTAGGATTAGATAA